Below is a genomic region from Sulfitobacter sp. OXR-159.
GGTAGAGCTGACCATGCGCGGCCACTGCTATGACGCCATCGTGGGTCTGGCGGGCTGTGACAAATCCCTGCCGGGAATGATGATGGCCATGCTGCGCCTCAACGTGCCGTCGGTCTTCCTTTATGGTGGGTCGATCCTGCCGGGCAAAGCACCTGCCGGGGCCGATGTGCCCGAAGATTTCGCCAGCCGCGATTTGACCGTGCAGGACATGTTCGAAGCCGTGGGCCGCTTCCAAAACGGCACCATGTCGCAGGCCGCTTTGGACGTGCTTGAGCGCGTGGCTTGCCCATCGGCGGGTGCTTGCGGCGGCCAGTTCACCGCAAACACCATGGCCTGCGTGTCAGAGGCCATTGGCCTCGCGCTGCCGAACTCGTCGGGCATGCCCGCTCCCTATGAGAGCCGTGACGCCTATGCCGAAGCCTCGGGGGCGGCGGTCATGAACTTGATCGAAAAGAACATCCGCGCGCGCGACATCTGCACCCGCGAAGCCTTTGAAAACGCAGCGCGCATTGTGGCCTGCACCGGCGGCTCGACCAACGCCGGTCTGCACCTGCCCGCCATGGCCCATGAAGCCGGGATCGAGTTCTACCTCGAAGACGTCTGCGAAATCTTCCGCGACACGCCCTATTTCGTCGACATGAAACCGGGCGGTCAGTACGTGGCAAAAGACCTCTATGACGCGGGCGGCGTGCCGGTGGTGATGAAGGAGCTGCGCAAGGCGGGCCTGTTGCACACCGACTGCCTGACCGCCACGGGCCGTTCCATCGGCGAGGAGTTGGACCGCATCGACCGCGAGGCCGACGGCAAGGTGATCCACTCGGTTGCCAACCCAATCAGCAAAACCGGCGGCGTTGTCGGCCTCAAAGGCAATCTCGCCCCCGAAGGCGCTATCGTGAAAATCGCGGGCATGTCGGAAGAAGACATCGTCTTCACCGGCCCGGCGCTGGTGTTCGAATGCGAGCAGGACGCCTTTGAAGCCGTGCAAAACCGCGCCTATTCCGAAGGCGACGTTTTCGTGATCCGCAACGAAGGCCCCGCAGGCGGCCCCGGCATGCGCGAGATGCTGGCGACCACGGCAGCACTTTCGGGTCAAGGCATGGGCAAGAAGGTGGCTCTGATCACCGATGGCCGCTTCTCGGGCGCGACACGTGGTTTCTGCGTGGGTCACGTTGGGCCAGAAGCCGCACACGGCGGGCCGATTGCGCTGCTGAAAAACGGCGACATGATCACCCTTGATGCCATCACCGGCAGCATCAGCGTCGATCTGAGCGAGGATGAACTAGCCGAGCGCCGCAAAGGCTGGTCTGGCCCCCGTGCGACGAACTACCAAAGCGGCGCGCTGTGGAAATATGCCAAGCTCGTTGGCCCCACCTACCTTGGTGCCGTGACACATCCGGGCGCTCAGGCCGAGACCCATGATTACATGGACCTCTAAACGCCCTCTTGCGGCACTTGCTATGCTCACCCTGTCCGCCTGCGAAGGCGGTCAGGGTTTTTCCTTTGGCGGCAGTACCGGCGCGCCCGACAAACCCCTGCGGCAAACGGCGCTGGCCGGGGGCGCGGTGCAGGTGGTGCCCCCGCAGGGCTATTGCATCGACCCCAAAAGCCTCAAACGCCGCTTTGCCCTGATGGCGCGCTGCGATGCGCTTGGCCTACCGGAGGTCGTCACCGCCGCGCCGCGTGGCATCTTAACGCTGGCGCTGATCGAGGCCGAGGCGGAGGCCCCTCTGCCCACCCCGCAACAGGTCGCCGAGGCCACTGGCCTGAGCCAGCTGCAAGAGGCCGGCAGCATTGAAGGCGCAACGATTTTTGTGGCCCAAGGGCCGGTGCCCGCCGAGGGCATGTCGCCCCGCCACTGGCGCGGCATGGCACGGATCGGCGGCCATGTCGCCAGCGTCACCCTCTACGGCGCACCGCAAAGCCGCGCCATTTCCGAAGAGGGCCGCGCACTGGTCGCAGACCTGATCCGACAAAGCCGCAGCAAAAGCGCGAAGGTTGCCGCCGCTGGCAGCTGACCCGCCCGTTGTTTCCAAATTGGCAACACTGCCCGCCCCCGGAAACAATCACGGGGGCTATTCATTTGAACGAAATGCCCGCCTTGCATAGACTGCGACAAAACGAGAGGCGCAGGTTCATGGTCAACTTCCCCAGCGGCTATCTGGAGAGCAAGCTCTATGCCCGCGCGCTGCAACGTTGGGCCGATACGGCCCGCAAGGCCGCCACGGTCGATCTTGCCACCCTGCGCCGCCAACGCAGCCGCGCCCGGCTGCTGCGCGCCCAACTGGATCGTCTTATTCACCGCGCAGAAGACCGCCTCGCCCTGCCCGCGATCGGCGCCAGCGGCTTTCCGAAACCGCATAACGCCGATTGGGCATGGCGACCCGAACTTTGGCGCGGCCCGCTTGCCACGCCGGGGATGTCGTCGGTCGAAACCAAATCCACACTGGGCGAGGAAGTGACCCTATTCCACGATTGCGCGCAATCGGAACTGACCCTGCGCCAGTTGCGCAACCTGCGCGAGGCCGATTTGGCCCCCTATGGGCTGCAACTCGATGTCTTCAAATTTGATGGGTCTTTCCTGTCGCTGGTGATTAACCTGCCCACCGACGCCATCACCGGATTGAAACGCCGCCACCTGATCCGCATGGATACGATCGTGCAATTAGAACACCCGCTTGAGATCTTTGCCCGGCTCAACATCCGCCATGGTCCGAACACTGAACAGATCGTCCGCGAACTGCCCATTGGTCAGGAAAATATCAGCGTCGAATTTGATCTGGCCTATAGCAACCTCAACGAAAAGCGGATCGAGGCGGCATGGATCGACCTGATCTTTGAGGGGCCGGACATGAACCAATTCGTCCTGCGCGACCTCACTTTCTCGCGCCGCCCCCGCGCCCAGATCTAGGACCCCGTCATGAGCCACTTTGACCTGACCAAGACTGTATTGCGCCAAGGCATCTGGCACGGCGTGCTGACCGGCAGGAACGGCACCGACGCCCCGCAGATCAGCGTGACGCATGAAGGCAAAGAGGTGGCAGAGGTGACGCTGGAAGCCGAAGGGACCGAGGGGCACTGGCACCTCTCCTTCGCCCTCCCACCCGAGGCGATTGCCGATGGGGTGCAGACCCTCGTTATCACCGAAAAGACCGGCGGGGCGCTCTTGGGTCATGTGACCCTGATCGCGGATGAAGCGCTTGGCGATGACATTCGGGCCGAGATGGACCTGCTGCGCGCCGAACTCGACATGCTCAAACGCGCCTTTCGGCGGCATTGCCGCGAAACGGGGTAAGGCGGGCACCGCCCCGCGCTGCAATCGGCGCCGCGCGCTCTAGGTCGCGCCCCGCCCCACCGCTAACAGGCCGGCCCCAAACAAAAAGCCCCGCTGTCGCCAGCGGGGCTTTTTGCATCTTGTTTACGATATTTTACTCGTTCGGGCCCAAAGCAGACAGACCCTTGAGGATGTCGATGGCATAGGCCAGTTGGTAATCCTCTTCACGCAGCTCAGCCGCCTTGCGGGCCTTTTCGCGATCATCTTCGATCTGTTTGATCTGATCGTCGGTCAGGCTGTCATTGTTCAACCGCCCGCGCAGATCGGCTTCGGAGCGGAGGGGGCGTGCCGATAATGCCTCATCCTCCTCGGTCTCCGGTGCGGCTGGGGGCTGGGCCACAACGATGTCAGGCGACACGCCAAGCGCTTGGATCGACCGGCCCGAAGGCGTGTAGTAGCGCGCCGTGGTCAGGCGCATGGCCCCGTCGCCGCGCAGTGGCATGACGGTCTGAACCGACCCTTTGCCGAAACTCTTGGTGCCGATGACGATGGCGCGGCGGTGGTCCTGCAAGGCCCCCGCGACGATTTCCGAGGCCGAGGCAGAGCCGCCGTTGATCAACACCACAATCGGTTTGCCCATCGCCAGATCACCCGGCGTGGCATTCACCCGGTCACCATCTTCGATGTCGCGGCCACGGGTGCTGACGATTTCCCCTTCTTCGAGGAAGGCATCCGACACGGCAATCGCCTGATTGAGCAAACCGCCGGGGTTGTTGCGCATATCAATGACGATGCCGTTGATATTCTCCATGCCACCCGCGTCTTCGATCTGCTGCTCCAGACCTTCTTTCATCTTGGGATAGGTCTGCTCGTTGAACGTTGTCAGACGCAGCACGGCGGTGTTGCCCACGGTCCGGGCGCGCACGGCGGTCAGCTGGATTGTGTCGCGTACGATGGAAACGTCGAAGGGCTCTGGCTCCCCTTCGCGCACCACGGTGATGAGGATCTCTGACCCCACCGGCCCGCGCATCATCTCGACCGCGTCGTCGAGGCCAAGACCCAACAGGCTTTCGCCATCGACATGGGTGATGAAATCCCCCGCCTCAATCCCGGCCTCAGCAGCAGGGGTGCCATCAATGGGCGAGACGACTTTGACGAAACCCTCTTCTTGGGTAACCTCGATGCCCAAACCCCCGAATTCGCCGCGCGTCT
It encodes:
- the ilvD gene encoding dihydroxy-acid dehydratase, which gives rise to MSTTPRFDKSRLPSRHVTEGPARAPHRSYYYAMGMTEEEIHQPLVGVATCWNEAAPCNIALNRQAQAVKVGVHSEQGTPREFTTITVTDGIAMGHEGMRSSLASREAIADTVELTMRGHCYDAIVGLAGCDKSLPGMMMAMLRLNVPSVFLYGGSILPGKAPAGADVPEDFASRDLTVQDMFEAVGRFQNGTMSQAALDVLERVACPSAGACGGQFTANTMACVSEAIGLALPNSSGMPAPYESRDAYAEASGAAVMNLIEKNIRARDICTREAFENAARIVACTGGSTNAGLHLPAMAHEAGIEFYLEDVCEIFRDTPYFVDMKPGGQYVAKDLYDAGGVPVVMKELRKAGLLHTDCLTATGRSIGEELDRIDREADGKVIHSVANPISKTGGVVGLKGNLAPEGAIVKIAGMSEEDIVFTGPALVFECEQDAFEAVQNRAYSEGDVFVIRNEGPAGGPGMREMLATTAALSGQGMGKKVALITDGRFSGATRGFCVGHVGPEAAHGGPIALLKNGDMITLDAITGSISVDLSEDELAERRKGWSGPRATNYQSGALWKYAKLVGPTYLGAVTHPGAQAETHDYMDL
- a CDS encoding DUF6478 family protein, with product MVNFPSGYLESKLYARALQRWADTARKAATVDLATLRRQRSRARLLRAQLDRLIHRAEDRLALPAIGASGFPKPHNADWAWRPELWRGPLATPGMSSVETKSTLGEEVTLFHDCAQSELTLRQLRNLREADLAPYGLQLDVFKFDGSFLSLVINLPTDAITGLKRRHLIRMDTIVQLEHPLEIFARLNIRHGPNTEQIVRELPIGQENISVEFDLAYSNLNEKRIEAAWIDLIFEGPDMNQFVLRDLTFSRRPRAQI
- a CDS encoding S41 family peptidase, which translates into the protein MKKFVMAAVAGTVAGVVATTQIAGPLLAQEAEKTTNVYEQLDLFGDIFERIRAQYVEDVEPGDLIEAAINGMLTSLDPHSSYLSPKDAEKMREQTRGEFGGLGIEVTQEEGFVKVVSPIDGTPAAEAGIEAGDFITHVDGESLLGLGLDDAVEMMRGPVGSEILITVVREGEPEPFDVSIVRDTIQLTAVRARTVGNTAVLRLTTFNEQTYPKMKEGLEQQIEDAGGMENINGIVIDMRNNPGGLLNQAIAVSDAFLEEGEIVSTRGRDIEDGDRVNATPGDLAMGKPIVVLINGGSASASEIVAGALQDHRRAIVIGTKSFGKGSVQTVMPLRGDGAMRLTTARYYTPSGRSIQALGVSPDIVVAQPPAAPETEEDEALSARPLRSEADLRGRLNNDSLTDDQIKQIEDDREKARKAAELREEDYQLAYAIDILKGLSALGPNE